In Zingiber officinale cultivar Zhangliang chromosome 6A, Zo_v1.1, whole genome shotgun sequence, a single genomic region encodes these proteins:
- the LOC121994680 gene encoding dirigent protein 22-like — translation MASSPSSSSFLLLIAFLAAVAAAASPDGYMHLRFYNHERILGSGPNATVVYAVERRGSTSGAGFGNIIVYDNLLRLGVETDSPIIGRNQGMGVGSSLAENSGLTNCQLVFTAGKYNGSSLAVQGLFPVAPLETVFERAITGGTGRFRLARGYLLTTEVRSTSTTLTGQLDAYITFR, via the coding sequence ATGGCAtcatctccttcctcctcctccttcctacTCCTCATTGCCTTCTTGGCCGCCGTGGCTGCCGCCGCCAGTCCTGATGGTTACATGCACCTGCGCTTCTACAACCACGAGAGAATCCTTGGCTCCGGCCCCAATGCCACCGTCGTCTACGCTGTCGAGCGTCGCGGCTCCACCTCCGGTGCCGGCTTTGGCAATATCATTGTCTACGACAACCTTCTCCGCTTGGGGGTCGAGACCGACTCGCCTATTATCGGTCGGAATCAGGGCATGGGAGTCGGCTCCAGCCTGGCTGAGAACTCCGGCCTCACCAACTGCCAGCTAGTGTTCACCGCCGGCAAATACAACGGCAGCTCCCTCGCTGTGCAGGGGTTGTTCCCTGTCGCCCCGCTTGAGACGGTGTTCGAGCGGGCGATCACCGGCGGCACGGGACGATTCCGGTTGGCTAGAGGCTATCTCTTGACGACGGAAGTACGCAGCACCAGCACAACCCTCACCGGACAGCTCGACGCTTACATCACCTTTCGTTAA